DNA from Rhinatrema bivittatum chromosome 16, aRhiBiv1.1, whole genome shotgun sequence:
AGATAGACGGACGGCCGAAACTGAGAGGATTGGGTTTAACTGTCTTCTTTctgtggctcctgccgccgccccgGCCCTCTTTCCTCCCCAAAGAGTGTGTGGCACGGGATTATTGCTGCAGATCTCCTCTGATCATTGTTACTTCGctcttgaaagagagagagagtttttttttttctttgagaagaaTTGCACTCGGAGATCTCCCGCCTTCCCTTTGCCGTTGCCACTCGCTCTCCGTGCGGATTGGCGTGCAGAGAGATGGCGGCGCGTCTGTTATTCAAAGGGACGGGACAAGGGTCTCTCGCCACCCTGTGACTTGAGAGGATGCCAAGAGTTTTGTTCATAATTAgagaattttgcttttttttttttttaatctttattattatttacacGAGGAGCAGGAGAAAGTGTTTGtatgtgggaggagagggaactgaaaaaaaaccaaaaaacaagttatggtttccgaaaagaatttaaaataaataagaggtgATGAGAGCTGTTTTCTGTATCGGGCCTAAGGTATCACTTGACCTTGGAGTGACCTCTTTGCAAGTTAACTCAGCATTGTAAATAGATGAAAGggtaggtctttttttttttgtttcttgttagtTACTCTTCAGAGTCTGAGCGTGGATAAAGAGGGGAAGAATGGGAGAATGACAGCGGCATTTGCAGCTTTTCTGCTTCTGCGGTCGGCGAAGGCAACAtcagggcgggggggggagggggggtctcgTGGTTGCGGCAAGGTGGCGGGGGAGATTCCGTGCCACGCGCAGAGGATGCCACGGAGGTGGCCTGAAGAAGGAGGCCGCGACGGTTGGGGACGTTTGGATGGGACGCTGCTCCGCACGTGGCTTTGTTGTGAGAGCGTCTCGTCTGGGATTCCTGTTCCGAATGGCTTCTGGCACACCCAGTGCCGGGGCGGTCAGCACCTGCGGGATCCTGTGCTCAGCATTGCTTGCCCCATCCATTGCCATCAGAGATGGCATGAAATGATTCCTGCGTCTGtaccgctgccccccccccccccccccaaacacccaTCAATCTGGCACTTTCCAAAGCACTCTTCCATGCCGGCCAAGGGAGCAATGAAGGGGAAGCTATGGTGGATGAGACGTGAGCAGAATTAACCAGAGAAATCTGTACCATTGACATTAaatcttctgtttcttttcttggtTAACATTtggtggtgtgtgtttgtgttttctcACTCTGTCCATCCCACCTGgttttttaattgtgcatttggCCTACAAAATGCCAAGGGAGCAGTACAATATATACGGGGTCAGGAGCTGGGGGTGAGCTTATCTGAAGACCTTGAGGTGGCCagacaggtggataaggcaaaaGCTGGGGgtggtcagcaggaaaaaggaggtgatggtgGTGAAACCTCACCGGTGTGCTGTGCGTAATTCCGGAGCTTGTAGCTTCCAAACGATATCGGTCAGTTTAGAGGGCAAAGGTCTTCATCATGAGGCGCATGCGGACAGACTTCAAGATGTAATGTGGAGACtctgaaggagggaggggagaaatgCAGGCAGGACAGGCTGCCACGCTGCAAGCTTTgagctccttcccccccccccccccccgccttgcatgcatggagatggtAAGCCCTGCTTTCCTTGGAGAAATTGTACCCCCAGCTCCGTGCCCTGCAGTAGGGCAAAGCCCAGAATTCCCTGCTGAGCCAGGGCTGTGACAGCCACTGAAATAAATGACAATAGCGGAGGACAGCGGCAGCTGCTTACCAGAAAAAAAGAATTGCCACCTGCCAGAGAGGCCTGGCAGCCTCATGGGAAAGAAGTGAACAGGCAAGGGAGCGAGCGCTGGCTCTGTAGGGGGAGGGGGCTCGGTCCAGGAGAGAAGATACAGTTTGTTGTGTAACTGAAAGCTTTAGGATAAAGGGACCGGGTGGAGAAGCAGGTATTTTCTGCAGGGCAAGGATAGCGCAGCCATGGGGACGTGGTCTGAGGGAGAGATGGGATCCAAAGGGTAGGGATAAAGCCCAGGATGGGGCACCGCAGGACCTTAAGCAGTGGGGGAAGTGCAGGGCAGGGCATGCAAGATTGTGCCAAAGCGGTCGGCAGAATGGGCAGAGGCTGCATGGGGGCTGTGCAGGTTTCATCTGCCAGCAGTTTAATGTCTTTCTAAAATCCAGGGACTCTGGAGTGCTGCTTGGACTGCGCATGTACTGGGAGTGAGCAGACTTGGACACGGATAATGCTGACATGAGAAGTTTACCAGTTACGATGCAGATTAGACTATGGACAAGACACAGTTGGAAAGAGTTTGTCCTTTGGGACAGACACCCGTAAGCCTCGTAGCAGCACACAGCCTGAAGACTTTAAATAGGAAGCTAATCCCCCGCAGTTGTTTATTGCGTAATATTAATAACCTATTTTACTTTTGATGTCCTGAGCCCCTTGGGGGGAGCAGGGTGCCTCAAACTTGCATCCTGTCCAGTATCTTATTGGCCCTTGTTGATGCTGTTGGGTTGAGTTTGTTTGTGAGCTAATTTGGGTCTCCGGTTGCTATCGGGGAGATGAAGCAAAGTGATGGCTTCCGATTCTGGCTGCATCGTTGTTGGGGGGAGGATGGCTGGGATGGGAGGTTAGGGTTGCCAGCTCTCCAGGATTGGTTTGGAGCCCCCAGAAATGAGATGTCAGCCTCCCGGTGAACCGGGTTGCTTGGCTCAGATGGTGCGAGTGTGGTGCCAAGCAGGTAGGTTTGATCCCCTTATGGCCTAAGGTTTTGTGGTCATAAAGTAATAAACTAAAATTTGACGAGGGCGAATACTAAAACTACTGAGGTAGCATTTaactattcaaaaaaaaaaaaaaaaaagaggaaattaattagaaaaaactgaaaggagcaatctacaaggttaaaaacttgcccGAGATATGGGCGCTGTTTAAAAGGACCATCCTGGAGGCCGAGACACAATGtattccctgcattaaaaaagttGAAGGACAACCAAACCGCTGCCGGTGTGCTTTAATGGTGCAGTGAGAGAGACAAGTAGAGAGCTAAAGGgaacatccttcaaaaaagagaaagcagatgcaaatgaggaaaacagggagAAGAGCTCAAGCACTGGCCCGGCCGTTGTGAAACGTGCGCAGGCGCCGAGAGCATTGGAGAAGCAGCTTGCCGTAGAGGTGAAATACATTCATACTTacaaaacctgtgagggagatgagcTGAGGGATAGAAAGGACAAGGCAACAGCAGACAAGCCCGATGAGTTCTCTGCCGCTGTCTTTCCTCAGGCAGATGGGGCTGACTCTGGAGAATGTAATAACTCAGCTTAATAGAcgaaagaataacaaatcactaggATCAGCTggtattcacccccccccccccccaaaacatgaaactgcagacctgtttctggtgactTGTAACCTACCATTTAAAACAGCCCcagtacccgaagactggagggtggccgaGGTgactccagtttttaaaaaggggctcCCAGGGTGAGCCGGGGCGCTAGAGGCCTATGAGCCTGAATGGGCTGGGTAAACTGGTCAAGgctgttctaaagatcaaaactACTGACCCCCACAGACAGCCACCGTTTTAGCAGAGGACACTCTTGCCCTCCCTgagggggtaaataaacatgcagacaattAATAccgtatatttggattttcagaaggccctCACGAGAGACTCCTCACGACACTGGGGGGTCATGGGAGGACTGGataaaaggcaggcagcagagggtaggactaaatggttagttttccagATGGGTGCCCCAGGGGGtctgtgttgggaccagttctacTTGGCGTGTTCATGAATGACGTGGAGTAAGATGAGTCgttaaaacagcagcggattgtgaagaactgcagaaggacctggtGAGAGCAGGAGAGGCCGGGCCTCTGAATGGCTAATGTGGGCAAGCGCAGAGTAATGCACGAGGGGGGAAAATAGCCCCAGCTTGCAGGTACCCGATGCCGGGAGTCGGCACCCAGGACAAGGACCGCAGAGTCCTTGTGGATGATGCCTTGACATCTTCACTCAATGTGCGTCGGCCATCAAAAAGGCAAATGGACTGTTAGGGAGAGAGAACGTCattaatgcctttgtatagatccacgATGAAACCTCAtcttgtgcagttctggttgctccatagcggaactagaaaaggtgcagaggaggcaaGAAGCAAGAGAAAGGAGACGGAACAGCTTCTTTATGGAGAGGCTACAGAGACTCGGGCTCTTCGGCTTGGAAAAGAGGAAACTGAGAGAGGATAGGATTGAGATTGCTAAAATCCCgagtggggtggaatgagtaaacagaGGACAGTTCTTGATCTTTTCAGATGACACTGGGCTAGGGGACATGCCAGGAacctagcaactggcagatttaaaacaaatcacagaaagtaTCTTTGCCTTCAGCGTGCCAGAAAGCTATTAAGTttgttactggaggatgtggtcaatgcACCACTGAccacatagtggggttcaaaagaggattgtacaagttcctgaaggaaaagtccataaacagttactaGTCAGGTAGAGTTTGGAAAGCCAGCGCTTAATCCCCAAGTGTGAGCTACAAGAAAATAGTCCATCCTGGACTGGCCACTCTCTTGAGAGAAGATCCTGGGCTTTGATGGACCTTAGACTGACCAGCATGGCCTTTCTTATCTTCCCTCATTTTCAGCTTCTCATCAGCTCATCTTCTCCGAGGCCGTGGTCCAGTCCTGTTTGCAAGGTGCCggtttaaaaagaagaaaaccgATGATATCAGCAAGACAATTCCAGGAGACCCGAGATTTGCCAGAGCCAATACCCTGTTGATTTTTAGtgtttttaataaaagaaaaagtgcTCTCCGGTTTTTGCCGTGTCCAGCCAGCTGTGACCCTGACGTCGCacgtggtggtggggagggaatAGCAGGCTAAGCGAGGGAGCCGGCGGCGCATACGGAGCAGCTGGTGGTGATTTCCGAGGTCTCCGCCAACCCCAAGACCTGAAGGAGCGGGTGGCCCTTCTGCTGCTACCTGCCCCGACCGTGCTGTCCGCTGTGCTAGCAGAGgtaggcaaggaagaagcacGGCGAGGGATGGTTAATCAAACTGAATGCATAAAATAAGAATGGGTCAAGGGCCAAAGGAGTggctagaggagaggagagggtgcGAGAGAGAGTGGTGCCTCCACACACAGAGTACACCGTGTGCACAAGTCTCCTGCGATTCCCCCCCCGGAAGCACCTGCAAGACACAGGCACACAGGCGAAGGAGTTATAAGCCATGGCCATGCAAAGCTAGACCTTGTTTTTAGTGCAGTGAAATGCAGTTTGGGTCGAGGTTAGTGAATACCTGCAGAGTCTCAGCTGGGCCTCCAGTCTCCCCAGCTGAGATTCTTCCCCTggtgttaccccccccccccacccccacctcggGTAGATGAGCAGACGTCGGTCAACACCGGCTCCCTCTCACTGCACCTTTTACCTTTTCCTACTGCTGCTCGGCCCGAGCATGTCCCAATCTGGTTACGCTGGTGGGCGGAACTAACCCATCATCTATGGAAGCAACGAATCGCCCAAAGCAGCGTAGAATATTAAAAACGCAGAGATGACGAACCGGGCTGTAACCGTGCCGAGTAATCGCAGGCTCAAGATTTCAGCGCCAGCAGCTTTTACTATCGTCCTCTGCTCTTGCTCTTCCGGCGCTGATGGCCGAGTTCTGTTTGGGTTTTAAGTGTGCTCCCTCCAGTTTGCTGAAAACGCGGAGCGGCTGTGCCACCACTGTTCGGGCTGTAGCCGTGCCTTCGTGCAGGTCTTCCATCGCTGTGTAGGGTTGTCACTGGAGCTTATCCTGCCGCCGTTAGGCTTGTGATCAGGGCTGGGCTTGTATCTTTCCCCATCTTGGCACTGCTAAAGTTTCATAGAAATGAGCAAGCTCTCTGGCCCCCGTTTCTTGTTACCACCGTGCCCTGCATCTGGTGCTTTTCTACTGGCAGAGCACTGTAAGTGTGATGCTTTCTTTGAGTTGCCAAACCGCACGCCACACCCCCAACGCTTCATCCGAGGAAGATATCTGGGACCAGTCCTGGGTCCGcccagggcaggcagtgagcacggctctgtgcagggggaggcagggccaCTGGTGAACTGTGAGCCTGAACTGGCTGGGCTCcctaggcagactggatagaccaattattgtggggggttttttgtttaatcTGCCCTTGCTATGTTACAACAGCTTTGCTTGGATAACAATGAGCTAGGAGGTGGTGGACGGGATGCATCTGCTGCTAGGGAGGCAGGTGGTCAGTGGATTGCCAGTTTAAAGGTCCTGATGACCTTTAGCCAGGCCAACAAATGCTTTCCATAATAAACGAGCTTAAGAAAGCTATGCCATGTGAAGAAATCCAAGGACAGGTTTTGTCAGATGGTTTGGTCTGTTACAGGGGAAAATGCCACAGGAATGGATTGGCTTCCTGTGGTTGCCACCTGGCACACTTTTTAAGTCGCTGGATGGGACATGGCCAGTTGAAGACTGATTCATGTTTAAATTTGTATATTATTTGTATTGCCCTTGCCCCTCTGTGAGGCTAACCCATAAGTAACGCCGCAGCCCGCCCCTACTGGTGCTGGAGGGGAGAGCAGGGGACGAGAATTTGTCTCGTGTCCTTGTGGAGAGAATGTGCCAGGTGAAGGGTGATGGCTATTGAGTGGGCACGACGGACCCGGCTGATCGGCTGCGCGAGGCGGATGACGTTGCCGTCTCCGGCATCGAGCGACAGCTAGAAAGGAGGCAGAGtaaaaagtgaaattgcttacctgtaagggagggggttctccaaggacagcagaacAAGTCAGGGCTTGTACTTGTACTGCTGGCCAGGTTTAGCAGTTTTGCTTTCTCCATGCACAAGCAGGGTACAAACAGCCCAAGCTGAAAAAGGGACTCCAGAACAAATAGGTGGTTCTAATGTAGATAAGCAGCCCCTTGGACAGTGGAGAAGTTGATGCTATTTCTTAAGTTGTTTCGGAAAACTTGTGCTGAATTGGAACCCCGATCCAAACAGCAAGGCTTTGCAAAGCTGTGGATTGTAGGTCGCCCCTACATATGCCCTGCCTCGATTTTCATAGGCAGTTGTTGCCTTTGCTCTTATCTGATGTACTTTAACGGCTTGTGGTAGCATTAGAATAGCAGATTTGAACTCTGACCTCTAAGCTAGTCCTCCGCTGCCCTGCTGGGGCAGATAAATTCTTGTGGGAAGGGTGGGACATAATGGAAAAGCCTTTCCTGCAATAGGTTCATTCTCCGGTGTTAAAATAAGGGGGGAGGTGACCCCTTCGGTTTGATaggttttcttttctccttcaccTTCCTCGGTGGAGGTTTTACGGATTCCCTGTTATGACCTTTTTTCTTCGGTGCCGTTTTCGGCTCCAATGGTCTCTGCGCTGATGCCGGCTTCAGTGCTGTCCGTGCCGCCTACTCTTCCATTCTTGGCACCAATGATGGCTCCATTGTCCTTGGCGCCGATATCAGCCCCACTGCTCTTGGCATTGACAATTGGTCCGACTTGGTACTAAATACTGAATCCAGTGAGTTCGGCGCTGATGTTCGTTTACCTAACTTTCACGCCGAATACATTTTAGCCATCAGAATTCTTTTTAGTTGGATTGCTGTGATGCTGGCTCTTTCCCAGATCTCTTATCTTTTGATTGTGTCTCATCGTTGGAGTCCTCACTATTTAGAGACGCTCCAGTTTCTGAAACCTGCACTGTCCCCGTCTGAGGGAGATGAGAcctccattatttttttttagcttcatttgGTGAATACTGTACATTCCTCTCCCCAAAAGTCTAAGGTGTGTTAGGGACTTACTTCCTCGTAAGGGTCTCCGTTTGACACTGCATCAGAGTGGACGAGGCAGAGTCTGCTGCTCGACGTGTGTAGGCCTGAGGATCCTGCTTTGCCCTCGGCCATCTCAAGTCTCTGATTCCTAAAGTAGGTGAGGTAGATCATGATTCCCTCGAGTAATTACTATaaacccattttttaaattattttaccaCAGAAAAGTCGGGAGCGCATAGTGCAcacaagtttttatttttatttatttatttaaaaatgtttatataccgcaaacaataaaacatttgcatgtccgtctaggcggtttacaaatatacatacataagttaAAAAGTAAAGCACAGCAAATTTACCTACGAAGGTTAAAATAGACAAACACAACTCATTTAAACATAATAAAGGTCTAGCGGTATACTGTGTTATTGTATTTAAGGTATGTTGTATGCTTCATTGAATAGatatgtctttagcattttcttaaattccttacGGCCTGTTGGCCTGTTCTCTCGTAAAGTGCTTGAATAAGCACAAGCTCTGCTGATTTAGCCCCCACCCCCCGTGCATAATGTTTACTCAGAATTGTGCTGCACTCAATATTTCTCTTCCAGATCGTACTTCGAGGTATTTTGTGCTCAACTGAAAATTAAAATTCCCCTCCTTTTTTTACATTAGAAAAACCGAATGTTACATCagtcctgttgagggggggggggggggggttactagATAAATTATTTTATCTGAAGTAAGATCTCTCCTTTGGCTGCTCTGCTCTTTAGATTTCATTTCCAAGGCAATACCAGCATTTACGAATGTAGAGAGCTCCTATTTGTAAATCTGAGTCGAGGGATGCAATGTGTGCGTGGTGGGGGAATCGCATGAAGACCCTCCCCCCTTTTCTGGTTAGCACTGGGTTGGTTGATCAGAGCCCTAGGTAggcacgtaaagcatgaatacagcacggacagctgcaCAGCGGATCTTCAGTGGAgcgccccatgcaggtgtcaggGGGATGCACGTATAGAACAGAAAGTTACTGGGCAGCCAAAGAAGGGGTGTGGCTGTAACTGAGTGCAGGGTGTTTATTCCCAAAAAAGTGAAAACCCAATTGAGAAATAATGCACATTAGGCCCAACAGAAAAGGAGACAGAACACACTAAGACCAAAAGAAGCAGCAAAGGAGGTAATTTATACCTTTCAAAATATTGACTAGGCCTGCCGCTTCAGTCATTTAAACGGCCTCCGCACAAAGGAGGGAAGCGGGCCAGGACTCCTTAAGGCACAGTTCAGCCACCTTGTGGAAGGCTTTGTGCTGGCTGAAGTACAGTCCCTGCCGTGCTAGGATGCTCGGTTCCAGCTTCAACGGAACGAACGCTGAGGGGGAAAGCAGGAGCCCTTCAATAAGCGAACACCGAAGCCGAGCGGCGGGGAAGAGCCCCCTCTGCTAAAGTGCAGGAACGAAGCATCCGTTTGGGGAGAGGCGGAATATGAAATGCATGTTCAGAAACAAACAGGAAAGGGGAGGTAGCCCCAAAGCTTGACTCGTTGAACGTTTGGAAGCCCATTGCTTGTCATGAGCCGtgtgtggggtttttgttttttcctgtccTCTGGATTCTTCACTTGTTCCTGAACAGGTTGGGTGTTAAGTGACGTCTCTGGGGAAGGTGATATTCAGAATGACTGAGGCCTCCTTCCTCTGCTAGTCAGAGTATTTCATGTGCAGGGGAACACTTTTTTTGGGAGGAAAGCATGCCTGATGCTGACGTTTCGCGAGCGGGTGGCCTTCAAAGATTGTTGACACAGGGAACAAAATGTGTGCCAATCTAGGTGAACTTGCTCAAGGCTTCTGCAAATCAGACAATCTTGGTCTATAGGCAGTTCCTTACCCGAAGTCTGCTGGGACTCTGCGCATCACTGAGCTGCTACCTAACTAATAATCTGTTCCCGAATGGCAGAGAAGTGGAAGAGctccaaaaaggggagggggaaaatagCATACAGAGTGTGTGCCCGACCTTCAGACGCTTCTCATATTTATAGGTGGGGAGCTAGGTGGAAGAGGGCCCGCCACCATGCAGAGCCAGCTCCTTGCAAAGATCACTTACGGTGGAAACCTGACCGGATTACAGCCCAACGAATACGAGTCGACCCTCACCTACCTGTGCATGAAGGGTTTGGCGACCGTCTTCTCTGCTCTGGCGAGCTGCTTTCTCTTCTCGGTTGTTAGGCGGTGCCCGCGGATTCGAGAGAAGGTGCGCTTTATCCTGCTCGCCTGCATCATGGCCAGCGAGACCACCTGCTTCTGCACCCTCTTCATCATCTCCGCCTTTGGGGTGTTCAGCTGGAGCATCTCCTACCTGGGCTGCTCCTTCCTGCGGGTCCTCTCCAACACCACCAATAATGCCGAGCTCTACGGCATGGCGGCCATGTGCCTTGACCGGTACCTCGCCGTTTGCCACCCTCTCCTCTACGACGCCTTCTGCTCCTCCAAGAATATCCTCCGGTCGGTGCTGTTCGTCTGCCTTGCTCCTCTCGTGGTCCCctgctccctctttctcctccagaACTTCTTGCTGGATTCCCAAACagtgctgggcttggtggatAATTGCAGCTTCAATCACCTGGAGGTCTATCCATGGATGACATCGGTTCGCTTGGGTCTCTTTTCCGTTCAGTTTCTGGCTTGCTTCCTGATCATCTGCACCACCTACGTCCTGGTAGTGAAAGAAGGGATCCGTGCTGGGGCCATCAGCTCCGTGAACCACCGTGCCCGACGGACAATCCTTTTCCACCTGGTACAGTTGTCTTTGTACATCTTGCCAATCGTGATGTACCTTGTTTACTACAGCCTGCTGGGCACGAGTCCGGCCCTCTTCCCCATCCTGCCTCACCTCCAGATGGCCAACACCGTCATCTTCACCCTTGCCCAGATTATCAATCCCGTGGTGTTTGGGCTCTGTGCAGAGGAGATGAAACCCTTCGTTCCAGCAGTGCTGAGGAGGGGCCGGCAGGTTGTGCCACGCAGCTGACCTTcgctttattttatattccaccttttgtgacacttTCAAAGTGCGTATTTTGTTTGCTTCCTCTTTAACCTCTGTctctccactcttccatcctctCTATttgtccttccttccctccccacccaccctctcttcatCCCCTTCTGGTCTCTTAAACATTTTTCACCTTGGTTCAGACCTGCTGAGTTACCCAGGAgcgagtctttttttttttttttttttttgccggtcCTGGTTTTGAATTATACATCCCAAAGCAGCGTGGGATTTGTGGTCCCCCAGCTCTATCCCTTCAAATCGGTGCTGCAGGTCCCATAATGCATCAGGAGAGGgatgtcagaaatccaggactggcctgaAACCTGGAgctgggtaacttggcagctctgtcACCTTCTCCAGTTTGAGCACCTGGCCCACTACCTTTTTACATTTCTGTTTAAGTGCAGGACATTTTTCAAACTTGGTTTCAAAATTGTATGCGCTTGGGGAGTGATACCTTGGTTTTGTCCGACAGAGAGAATGGAGGGAAACCAAAAGCCGTCAACGAGTCGGCCCCTTAATGTGGAAAAGGTTAGCGTTTGGGTGTAATTTACCAGGCTTTCTAAAGTCTGGGCCCCGGCCTgtaagaggggagggagagggcttGGCCGGCTTTCCAGCTCGCTGGTGTCCGAGCTGCCTGAAGGGGTGGTCGGGCTGCTCCCGCAGCTTCACGCGCCCTCTGAGGCCTGGAAGGCAGAATGACTGCAGAGCCCGGGGAGGTGCTGCCTGGCCCGGGGGCGAAGACCTTTTGTTCCTTGGATTCTAGCGGGAGCGAAGGTGACCTTTTTGCTCCTGTTTTAATTTTTCCTGTCTAaagctgcccttttttttttgtggctgtgAAAATAAAACCTGCTTggattgtttcctgtctttatccttgGGAACGTTTGAGGTCTGTGCTTGAAATtagagggggaagggggctgcAGAGGACTTTGTCTTCCTCCAATCCTGCCTCCATCGTCTCCTCtgttcttctccctcctctgtttCCTCTCATTTTTATGGTCACTTTACCGCAGGTTATGGCGGCAAACGCAGTATCGTTCCCGCCATGCTGCTTGCTCCCCAGGTCTtgccttctctctcccctgcctgCTCGGTGCACAGCCCTCTCTCCTCCTAGGTCCCAGGTCCCCATCTGCCCCTCGGACTGCTATCCCCTCGCCTCCCAAAGGCCTCGAGCCTTTCCCCTCTGTACCCGTCCGCTGTCACTGCCTGGTTTGTGTGCATTGAACAGAGATGAAATCCCAGAGAGTTTGCAGGTATGTGGCTGTCATCCCCCGACC
Protein-coding regions in this window:
- the LOC115077464 gene encoding odorant receptor 131-2-like; translated protein: MQSQLLAKITYGGNLTGLQPNEYESTLTYLCMKGLATVFSALASCFLFSVVRRCPRIREKVRFILLACIMASETTCFCTLFIISAFGVFSWSISYLGCSFLRVLSNTTNNAELYGMAAMCLDRYLAVCHPLLYDAFCSSKNILRSVLFVCLAPLVVPCSLFLLQNFLLDSQTVLGLVDNCSFNHLEVYPWMTSVRLGLFSVQFLACFLIICTTYVLVVKEGIRAGAISSVNHRARRTILFHLVQLSLYILPIVMYLVYYSLLGTSPALFPILPHLQMANTVIFTLAQIINPVVFGLCAEEMKPFVPAVLRRGRQVVPRS